Proteins encoded together in one Impatiens glandulifera chromosome 1, dImpGla2.1, whole genome shotgun sequence window:
- the LOC124921467 gene encoding NAC domain-containing protein 21/22-like produces MSNLRMVEAKLPPGFRFHPRDEELIYDYLMKKISGTNCYPVLIEVDLNICEPWDIPETACVGGKDWYFYSHRDRKYATGLRTNRATVSGYWKATGKDRSIHRKGRLLGMRKTLVFYQGRAPKGKKTDWVMHEFRLHGPIIPSSKEDWVLCKVFNKTKEMESEIKQEEEGMMVVVGNGSSSSNSSSCFDDQTIMSCSSDLPPLMEYYNSYDFQQQVPCFSNNNYKPNNDHDELTNMMMMKNNSTSIFSPGYGGTGDDKVEDIFNNNVLHNNIRFPGNNIKESPSLETLLSDHHHVDLQPPIWDY; encoded by the exons ATGAGCAATTTAAGGATGGTTGAGGCAAAATTGCCTCCTGGATTCAGGTTTCATCCAAGAGATGAAGAACtaatatatgattatttgaTGAAGAAGATCTCTGGCACCAATTGTTACCCTGTTTTGATTGAGGTTGATCTAAACATCTGCGAGCCATGGGACATTCCTG AAACTGCATGTGTGGGGGGAAAGGATTGGTATTTTTATAGCCATCGAGACAGGAAATACGCGACCGGTCTTAGAACAAACAGGGCGACCGTCTCAGGTTACTGGAAGGCCACAGGTAAGGACCGGTCTATCCATAGGAAAGGCAGACTTTTGGGTATGAGGAAAACTTTGGTCTTTTACCAAGGAAGAGCACCCAAAGGTAAAAAAACTGATTGGGTCATGCATGAATTCCGCCTTCATGGCCCCATTATCCCTTCTTCCAAG GAAGATTGGGTTTTGTGCAAAGTGTTTAACAAGACAAAAGAAATGGAATCAGAAatcaaacaagaagaagaaggtatgATGGTAGTAGTGGGGAATGGAAGTAGCAGCAGCAACAGTAGTTCTTGCTTTGATGATCAGACAATCATGAGTTGTTCATCTGATCTTCCACCATTAATGGaatattataattcatatgATTTCCAACAGCAAGTGCCCTGCTTCTCCAACAACAATTATAAACCTAATAATGATCATGATGAATTGACcaacatgatgatgatgaagaacaaCAGTACCTCAATCTTCAGCCCTGGTTATGGTGGTACTGGTGATGATAAGGTAGAagacatatttaataataatgttcTTCATAATAATATCAGATTTCCAggtaataatattaaagaatcaCCCAGTTTAGAAACCCTCTTATCTGATCATCATCATGTCGATCTGCAGCCTCCTATTTGGGATTACTAG
- the LOC124920930 gene encoding porphobilinogen deaminase, chloroplastic: METCSITLSSYLNQKSILSSHNGILGSTFTYASSFSLPSAATSRRRTTFLTRASVAVEQQQVTKKVALLRIGTRGSPLALAQAYETRSKLIASHPELAEEDAIEIVIIKTTGDKILSQPLADIGGKGLFTKEIDEALLNNDIDIAVHSMKDVPTYLPDKTILPCNLPREDVRDAFISLTASSLADLPAGAVIGTASLRRKSQILHRYPSIKVLDNFRGNVQTRLRKLNEGVVQATLLALAGLKRLNMTENVTSILSIEDMLPAVAQGAIGIACRTDDEKMANYIASLNHEETRLAVSCERAFLLTLDGSCRTPIAGLARKDENGNCIFKGLVASPDGTRVLETSRVGAYNLEDMLLMGKDAGKELLSRAGPGFFDS; the protein is encoded by the exons ATGGAGACTTGTTCCATCACTCTATCTTCATATCTCAATCAAAAGTCAATCCTCTCTTCTCATAATGGAATCCTTGGCTCTACCTTCACCTACGCTTCTTCCTTCTCTCTCCCATCCGCCGCCACATCTCGCCGCCGCACTACCTTCCTCACTAGGGCATCGGTCGCAGTTGAACAACAGCAGGTGACGAAGAAGGTCGCTCTCTTAAGAATCGGTACTCGCGGAAG CCCATTAGCACTTGCCCAAGCATATGAGACACGATCTAAGTTGATAGCTTCACACCCAGAATTGGCAGAAGAAGATGCTATTGAAATTGTGATTATAAAGACAACTGGTGACAAAATATTGAGTCAACCACTTGCTGATATAGGGGGCAAGGGATTATTCACTAAAGAAATAGATGAAGCCCTCTTAAACAATGATATTGATATTGCTGTCCACTCTATGAAGGATGTTCCTACTTATCTGCCTGATAAGACGATTCTTCCTTGCAATCTCCCTCGAGAGGATGTTAGAGACGCCTTTATTTCGCTAACCGCCTCTTCGCTAGCTGATCTTCCGGCAGGAGCTGTCATCGGAACTGCTTCTCTTAGAAGGAAGTCTCAGATTCTCCACAGATATCCATCAATCAAG GTGCTGGATAACTTCCGTGGAAATGTTCAGACTAGATTAAGAAAATTGAATGAAGGGGTGGTCCAAGCCACATTACTGGCATTAGCAGGGCTGAAACGGCTGAACATGACTGAAAATGTTACTTCCATTCTTTCAATAGAAGACATGCTTCCTGCTGTCGCTCAAGGGGCTATTGGGATTGCCTGTAGAACCGACGACGAGAAGATG GCTAATTACATAGCTTCACTCAACCACGAAGAAACAAGATTAGCTGTTTCGTGCGAGAGGGCTTTCCTGCTAACCCTAGATGGTTCGTGTCGCACCCCAATAGCGGGTCTGGCTCGTAAAGATGAGAACGGGAACTGCATCTTCAAAGGATTAGTGGCATCCCCAGATGGTACCCGAG TTCTGGAAACATCTAGAGTAGGTGCATACAATCTGGAGGACATGCTATTGATGGGGAAAGATGCAGGAAAGGAATTACTTTCACGAGCAGGGCCAGGATTCTTTGATTCTTAA